One segment of Pantoea sp. Lij88 DNA contains the following:
- a CDS encoding porin, which yields MMKRTLLAAVMPLLIGLSSAQAAEVYNKDGNKLDLVGKINVSHLFSDDNNNNGDTSSYARFGFKGETKITDQLTGYGFWQYQYSLHNSEGSDAQTSNRTRLGYAGLKFGQAGSLDYGRNYGLVYDALSYTDMLPFFGGDSGYTDAFLSGRSTGVLTWRNSNFFGLVDGLNLAAQYQGKNDRSSNIDGVRRSNGDGFALSASYDFDFGLSFAGAFASLDRTTAQNAAARGEGEKAQHWATSVKYDANQVYLAAMYGETLNATPIAGGFANKAQNFEAVAQYQFLNGFRPSVGYVSSKGKEIENIGDADIIKYTAVGATYYFNKNMSVYGEYRINLLKDNNPLGLATDDITALGLIYQF from the coding sequence ATGATGAAGCGCACTTTACTGGCGGCTGTTATGCCGTTACTGATCGGTCTTTCCTCCGCGCAGGCCGCAGAAGTTTATAACAAGGATGGCAATAAGCTGGATCTGGTTGGCAAGATTAACGTGTCACACCTCTTTTCTGACGACAACAATAACAACGGTGACACCTCCTCTTATGCCCGCTTTGGTTTTAAAGGCGAGACAAAGATTACTGACCAGCTTACCGGCTACGGTTTCTGGCAGTATCAGTACAGTCTTCACAACTCGGAAGGCAGTGATGCACAGACCAGCAACCGTACCCGTCTGGGCTATGCTGGCCTGAAATTTGGTCAGGCGGGTTCGCTGGATTACGGCCGCAACTATGGCCTGGTCTATGACGCGCTGAGTTACACCGATATGCTGCCGTTCTTTGGCGGTGACTCCGGGTATACCGACGCCTTCCTTTCTGGCCGTTCAACCGGCGTGCTGACCTGGCGTAACAGCAATTTCTTCGGTCTGGTTGATGGATTAAACCTGGCTGCGCAGTATCAGGGCAAGAACGATCGCAGCAGTAATATTGACGGCGTGCGTCGCTCTAACGGCGATGGTTTCGCCCTCTCCGCCTCTTATGACTTCGACTTCGGCCTGAGCTTCGCGGGTGCGTTTGCCAGCCTGGATCGCACGACGGCGCAGAACGCGGCCGCACGCGGTGAAGGCGAGAAAGCCCAGCACTGGGCGACGTCGGTCAAATATGATGCAAACCAGGTTTATCTGGCCGCGATGTACGGTGAAACCCTGAACGCCACCCCGATTGCAGGCGGCTTCGCTAACAAAGCACAGAACTTTGAAGCCGTGGCACAGTATCAGTTCCTGAACGGCTTCCGTCCATCCGTGGGTTACGTCTCATCGAAGGGCAAGGAGATTGAGAACATTGGCGATGCCGATATTATTAAATACACCGCCGTGGGTGCGACCTACTACTTCAACAAGAACATGTCGGTGTACGGTGAATACCGTATTAACCTGCTGAAAGATAACAATCCGCTCGGCCTGGCGACCGACGACATCACCGCGCTGGGTCTGATTTACCAGTTCTGA
- a CDS encoding methyl-accepting chemotaxis protein: protein MKISTRLGAGFGLLILLFVICVGTAIQALNSARTSMDEVVNVRLKKYQTVLDMRGGVRDMAIAVRNLALMTDPVAMQPEWERLQKQRALYISNRETLSRMMQADGGQDGKEAMNRIVSTEDAALSTLMTAGKMGLENRQQEVTGYLLTVARPAQQSLLKAINELTELEMRNSRDAVTDNASAIIRTTWILVMLAALSVLAAVATCVLIARILMRQLGGEPGQAQTLAAAIAAGDLTSPVTLRRGDTSSLLASLSGMQTNLRGLVTQIKDASASVALAADEISQGNTELSSRTEQQAAALQETAASMEQLTATVKSNAAGAQQTAGSAREAATLAHAGEADVQRLSETMHDISLSAVKVRDITSVIEGIAFQTNILALNAAVEAARAGEEGRGFAVVAGEVRSLAQRSATAARDIKQLIEQAVTQVEEGVTVAAGTGERILKIVSRVGELADAMDNLSLSSGEQMQGISQVSIAVSQMDGVTQNNAALVEESSSASQSLLGQARDLRGMVETFTV, encoded by the coding sequence ATGAAAATTTCAACACGCCTTGGTGCAGGTTTTGGCTTGCTGATTCTGCTGTTTGTTATCTGTGTCGGTACTGCGATTCAGGCGCTGAATAGCGCCCGCACCAGTATGGATGAGGTGGTCAATGTCCGTCTGAAAAAGTACCAGACGGTGCTCGATATGCGAGGCGGCGTGCGGGATATGGCCATTGCGGTGCGTAACCTTGCCCTGATGACCGATCCGGTCGCGATGCAGCCAGAATGGGAACGTCTGCAAAAACAGCGGGCGCTTTACATCAGTAACCGCGAAACGCTGTCGCGCATGATGCAGGCGGATGGCGGACAGGATGGGAAGGAGGCGATGAACCGTATCGTGTCTACCGAAGACGCCGCCCTCTCTACCCTGATGACCGCCGGAAAAATGGGGCTGGAAAATCGTCAGCAGGAAGTGACCGGCTATCTGTTAACCGTGGCGCGCCCGGCTCAGCAGAGTCTGCTGAAGGCGATCAACGAGCTGACCGAGCTTGAGATGCGTAACAGCCGGGATGCCGTGACAGATAACGCCAGTGCCATCATCCGCACCACCTGGATACTGGTTATGCTGGCAGCGCTCTCCGTGCTGGCTGCGGTCGCTACCTGCGTCCTGATTGCGCGGATTCTGATGCGTCAGCTGGGTGGCGAACCGGGCCAGGCTCAGACGCTGGCTGCGGCGATTGCCGCGGGCGATCTGACTTCGCCGGTTACGCTGCGCCGGGGTGACACTTCAAGCCTGCTCGCCTCGTTAAGCGGCATGCAGACCAATCTGCGCGGGCTGGTGACGCAAATCAAGGATGCCTCTGCCTCTGTGGCGCTGGCAGCCGATGAGATTTCCCAGGGCAACACTGAGCTTTCATCCCGTACCGAGCAGCAGGCTGCTGCGCTGCAGGAAACTGCCGCCAGTATGGAGCAGCTCACCGCTACGGTGAAAAGCAACGCAGCGGGCGCACAGCAGACGGCAGGTTCAGCGCGCGAGGCCGCCACTCTGGCCCACGCGGGCGAAGCGGATGTTCAGCGCCTGTCGGAAACCATGCATGACATTTCACTGAGTGCCGTTAAGGTGCGCGATATCACGTCGGTGATTGAAGGCATCGCTTTCCAGACCAATATTCTGGCGCTCAATGCCGCCGTCGAAGCGGCACGCGCGGGTGAGGAGGGTCGCGGCTTTGCCGTGGTTGCAGGCGAAGTGCGATCGCTGGCCCAGCGCAGTGCCACCGCAGCGCGCGACATCAAGCAGCTGATTGAGCAGGCCGTGACCCAGGTCGAAGAAGGGGTGACCGTCGCGGCGGGCACGGGTGAGCGTATCCTCAAGATCGTCAGCCGCGTCGGTGAACTGGCTGATGCGATGGACAACCTCTCCCTCTCCTCCGGCGAACAGATGCAGGGCATCTCCCAGGTCAGCATTGCGGTGAGTCAGATGGATGGCGTCACGCAGAATAACGCCGCACTGGTGGAGGAGTCCTCTTCTGCGTCACAGTCACTGCTTGGCCAGGCGCGCGACCTGCGCGGCATGGTTGAGACCTTCACGGTATAA
- a CDS encoding PAS domain-containing methyl-accepting chemotaxis protein encodes MPLNLLKNLLPASLRQRGGHSAASFRSLGRAMAVIEFTPAGIIKKASPLFLATMGYRADEIVGQHHRMFCPAALVNSAEYQHFWQRLAAGESFSDKFLRLAKGMRPVWLEASYIPVTDRRGRVFKIIKIAADISERMHSSLEQESIINAIGRSMAVIAFSPDGHVLEANDNFLKATGYQAAEVIGQHHRLFCSETLTQSDEYRQFWARLNQGEFFSGQFPRLNRRGEPLWLRATYNPVFNSDGQLTKIVKFATDVTEQVLRNQQEHDAAINAWNMAVQTRGSAKAGADVIDNSIQMINRIAEEMSVVSADVSRLNSQSDSIDGMVETIRRFAMQTRLIALNAAIEAARAGTSGRSFAVVAAEVRNLAASVSGATEEIERVVAGNNQLAREVLRGIESSLANTGQGVMLMREAGEVIASIQKDSERVESAVRDVARAAQGG; translated from the coding sequence ATGCCCCTGAATTTACTGAAAAATCTTCTTCCTGCTTCTCTTCGTCAGCGGGGCGGGCATTCTGCCGCGTCGTTCCGTTCGCTGGGACGCGCTATGGCCGTTATTGAATTCACGCCAGCCGGTATCATTAAAAAGGCCAGTCCACTGTTTCTGGCCACGATGGGGTACCGGGCGGACGAAATTGTGGGTCAGCATCACCGCATGTTCTGTCCGGCAGCGCTGGTGAACTCCGCGGAATATCAGCATTTCTGGCAGCGTCTGGCGGCAGGCGAAAGTTTCAGTGACAAGTTTCTTCGGCTGGCCAAAGGCATGCGGCCGGTCTGGCTGGAGGCGAGTTACATTCCGGTCACTGACCGACGCGGCAGAGTCTTCAAAATTATTAAAATAGCCGCAGATATTTCCGAACGGATGCACTCCTCCCTGGAGCAGGAGTCGATCATTAATGCGATTGGGCGCTCGATGGCCGTGATCGCCTTCAGCCCTGACGGGCACGTGCTGGAGGCTAACGACAACTTTCTTAAGGCCACCGGTTATCAGGCGGCTGAGGTCATAGGGCAGCATCACCGGCTTTTCTGTTCAGAAACGCTCACACAGAGCGACGAGTATCGTCAGTTCTGGGCGCGACTGAATCAGGGCGAATTTTTTTCAGGCCAGTTTCCCCGCCTCAACCGGCGTGGCGAACCGCTCTGGCTCAGGGCCACCTACAATCCGGTATTTAACAGCGACGGGCAGCTCACAAAGATCGTTAAATTCGCCACCGACGTGACGGAGCAGGTGCTGCGAAATCAGCAGGAACATGACGCGGCGATCAATGCCTGGAATATGGCGGTCCAGACGCGGGGAAGCGCAAAGGCGGGCGCGGATGTTATCGACAACAGCATTCAGATGATCAACCGGATTGCTGAAGAGATGAGCGTTGTTTCAGCGGATGTCTCGCGCCTTAACAGCCAGTCTGACAGCATCGATGGCATGGTTGAAACCATCAGACGTTTTGCCATGCAGACCCGGCTGATTGCACTCAATGCCGCCATTGAGGCCGCACGGGCAGGCACATCGGGACGAAGTTTCGCTGTCGTGGCGGCCGAAGTCCGCAACCTGGCTGCCAGCGTCAGTGGTGCGACCGAGGAGATCGAACGGGTGGTCGCCGGGAATAATCAGCTGGCCAGAGAGGTGTTGCGTGGCATTGAAAGCTCGCTGGCGAATACCGGCCAGGGCGTCATGCTGATGCGGGAAGCGGGAGAGGTGATTGCCAGCATCCAGAAAGATTCAGAGCGGGTAGAGAGCGCCGTCAGAGACGTTGCCCGGGCGGCACAGGGCGGTTAG
- the astA gene encoding arginine N-succinyltransferase, which produces MMVIRPVERDDLSQLMALAGKTGGGLTSLPVDSATLQARIDRSLQTWEDTLPRAEQGYVFVLADSEDNRAVGICAIEVAVGLQDPWYNFRVGTQVHASKELNVYAALPTLSLSNDHTGSSELCTLFLDPDYRDGKNGYLLSKSRFLFMANFRERFTDRVVAEMRGVSDEQGHSPFWESVGSRFFSMEFSKADFLSGTGQKSFIAELMPKHPLYIDYLTPEAQAVIGQVHPQTAPARAVLEAEGFRYLNYVDIFDGGPTLECDIDHIRAVRKSRLRSAERGENPADAPLCLVANNNYRQFRVVLIPASADSDSVQLTDEQMRALHCQPGDSLRVVTLCKEEKTA; this is translated from the coding sequence ATGATGGTAATCCGTCCGGTTGAACGCGATGACTTAAGCCAGCTGATGGCACTGGCGGGCAAAACCGGTGGCGGGCTGACCTCGCTGCCCGTCGATAGCGCCACGTTACAGGCGCGTATCGATCGATCGCTGCAGACCTGGGAGGATACGCTGCCGCGCGCTGAGCAGGGCTATGTCTTTGTTCTGGCGGACAGTGAAGATAACCGCGCCGTGGGCATCTGCGCCATTGAGGTGGCGGTCGGCCTGCAGGATCCCTGGTACAACTTTCGCGTCGGCACACAGGTGCACGCCTCGAAAGAGCTGAATGTCTATGCCGCGCTGCCCACCCTGTCGCTGAGTAACGATCACACCGGCAGCAGTGAGCTCTGCACGCTGTTTCTCGATCCCGATTACCGTGACGGCAAAAACGGCTATCTGCTGTCGAAATCCCGCTTCCTGTTTATGGCGAATTTCCGTGAGCGTTTCACCGACCGGGTGGTGGCTGAGATGCGTGGCGTCAGCGATGAGCAGGGGCATTCGCCGTTCTGGGAGAGCGTTGGCAGCCGTTTCTTCTCTATGGAATTCAGCAAAGCCGATTTCCTCAGCGGCACCGGCCAGAAATCCTTTATTGCTGAGCTGATGCCGAAGCATCCGCTCTATATTGACTACCTGACGCCAGAGGCGCAGGCCGTCATCGGACAGGTGCATCCACAAACGGCACCTGCGCGTGCCGTGCTGGAAGCAGAGGGGTTCCGCTACCTCAACTATGTTGACATCTTTGATGGCGGTCCGACGCTGGAGTGCGATATCGACCACATCCGCGCCGTGCGCAAAAGCCGTCTGCGCAGCGCAGAACGGGGTGAAAACCCGGCTGATGCGCCGCTCTGCCTGGTTGCCAATAACAATTACCGCCAGTTCCGTGTGGTGCTGATCCCGGCCAGTGCCGACAGCGACAGCGTGCAACTTACGGATGAACAGATGCGGGCGCTCCACTGCCAGCCGGGCGACAGTCTGCGCGTGGTGACGCTCTGCAAAGAGGAGAAAACAGCATGA
- the astD gene encoding succinylglutamate-semialdehyde dehydrogenase produces the protein MTHLIKGEWLGGDAEVLTKTDPVSGETLWQGQAASAAQVTAACEAARAAFPGWARRPLAERQAIIEKFAAGLEAHKTELAETIARETGKPRWEALTEVGAMINKIGFSVKAYHSRTGEQHEGESSLRHRPHGVLAVFGPYNFPGHLPNGHIVPALLAGNCVVFKPSELTPLTAEKTVEIWLAAGLPAGVLALLQGGRETGQALATCSQIDGLLFTGSAHTGYQLHRQFAGQPEKMLALEMGGNNALIVEDPADLDAAVNITLQSAFITAGQRCTCARRLLVRRGEAGDAFLQRLAEVAARLQPAAWNAEPQPFMGSVISTGAAEKIMSEWQRRVDAGGEVLLAMRWPDRHSAILTPGIIDLTGVQGIPDEEVFGPLLGVIRYDTFDEAIALANQTRYGLSCGLISPSRQQFDQLLLEARAGIVNWNKPLTGAASTAPFGGIGASGNHRASAWYAADYCAWPMASLETPDLTLPATLSPGLDFSAPEKSS, from the coding sequence ATGACGCACCTGATTAAGGGAGAATGGCTGGGTGGTGACGCAGAGGTCCTGACCAAAACGGATCCGGTCAGCGGCGAGACATTATGGCAGGGCCAGGCGGCCTCAGCCGCGCAGGTTACGGCGGCCTGTGAAGCCGCGCGTGCCGCTTTTCCGGGCTGGGCCAGACGCCCGCTGGCGGAACGGCAGGCGATTATTGAGAAATTTGCGGCCGGGCTGGAAGCCCACAAAACGGAGCTGGCAGAAACCATCGCCCGTGAAACCGGCAAACCACGCTGGGAAGCGCTGACTGAAGTCGGCGCGATGATCAATAAAATCGGCTTTTCGGTGAAGGCGTACCATAGCCGCACTGGGGAGCAGCATGAGGGCGAAAGCTCGCTGCGCCATCGTCCGCACGGCGTGCTGGCGGTGTTTGGCCCCTATAACTTCCCCGGCCATCTGCCAAACGGCCATATCGTTCCGGCGCTGCTGGCGGGCAACTGCGTGGTCTTTAAACCCAGTGAACTGACGCCGCTGACCGCTGAAAAAACGGTTGAGATCTGGCTGGCTGCGGGTCTGCCTGCTGGCGTGCTGGCGCTGTTACAGGGCGGACGCGAGACCGGTCAGGCGCTGGCAACCTGTAGCCAGATCGACGGCCTGCTGTTTACCGGCAGCGCCCATACCGGCTATCAGCTGCATCGCCAGTTTGCCGGTCAGCCTGAGAAGATGCTGGCGCTGGAGATGGGCGGGAATAACGCCCTGATTGTGGAAGATCCGGCTGACCTCGATGCGGCCGTTAACATCACGCTGCAGTCAGCCTTTATTACCGCCGGTCAGCGCTGCACCTGCGCCCGGCGGCTGCTGGTCAGACGCGGCGAGGCGGGGGATGCCTTTCTGCAGCGGCTGGCTGAGGTGGCGGCGCGACTGCAACCGGCCGCCTGGAATGCTGAACCGCAGCCGTTTATGGGCAGCGTGATCTCGACCGGCGCGGCAGAGAAGATTATGAGTGAGTGGCAACGGCGGGTTGATGCGGGCGGCGAGGTGCTGCTGGCCATGCGCTGGCCGGATCGCCACAGCGCCATTCTGACGCCAGGCATTATCGATTTAACCGGTGTGCAGGGCATTCCGGATGAAGAGGTCTTTGGCCCGCTGCTGGGCGTGATCCGCTATGACACCTTTGACGAAGCCATTGCGCTGGCGAATCAGACCCGTTACGGCCTGTCGTGCGGATTGATCTCGCCTTCGCGCCAGCAGTTTGATCAGCTGTTGCTTGAAGCACGTGCCGGTATCGTCAACTGGAACAAACCGCTGACGGGCGCAGCCAGTACCGCGCCATTTGGCGGCATTGGCGCCTCGGGTAACCATCGCGCCAGCGCCTGGTATGCGGCGGATTACTGCGCCTGGCCGATGGCTTCGCTGGAGACGCCGGATCTGACGCTGCCCGCTACGCTGTCGCCGGGACTCGATTTCTCCGCCCCGGAGAAAAGCTCATGA
- a CDS encoding bifunctional diguanylate cyclase/phosphodiesterase, protein MRLKLFWLAMLNIATIILLSTMWEWGLEGRICTLLGLDYDPSFETSERLRFILTSSSFAVLAMIIPSLLIVNLIRKTLIAEKDALRLAGTDALTGVLNRRSFNEHIAALDAGEVPYTLTLFDINEFKNINDLNGHRQGDATLIALASLLTTSASSGSQVFRVGGDEFAIVADDSAADQALAAAERFCEQATSIRTGPHTFLSLSAGIATSACTGQADVMRAADLALFEAKQEKGSHLARFSPDMEQRFRQRERLEQEVVAAVSGHAIVPFLQPLVSLRTGNITGFEILARWITASGQTVSPAEFLPIVERLGLMDSMTVALLQDAVSATRAWPAGLCLSLNITPEQLLRPSLTSCLSRIMQHAGPVMLELEITEDKVMAISDDAREAIRRLKESGIGVVLDDFGTGYSNLSVLLGLGITKIKIDQSFIAGIVTGTEQRKVVETLLALCQGLNVVITAEGIEDVATLRWLRKRGCDYGQGYLFSRPVPAGQATTLLASANVEELMQEEAVAVSLVRALG, encoded by the coding sequence ATGCGCCTGAAACTTTTCTGGCTCGCAATGCTGAATATTGCGACCATCATTTTACTTTCCACGATGTGGGAATGGGGGCTGGAGGGACGGATCTGCACCCTGCTGGGCCTGGACTATGATCCCAGTTTTGAAACCAGTGAGCGACTGCGGTTTATCCTGACCTCCTCCTCGTTTGCTGTTCTGGCGATGATTATTCCGTCGCTGTTGATCGTGAATCTGATCCGCAAAACCCTGATTGCGGAAAAAGATGCGCTCAGACTGGCCGGAACTGATGCGCTGACCGGGGTCCTGAATCGTCGCTCCTTTAATGAGCATATTGCCGCACTGGATGCGGGTGAGGTGCCCTATACCCTGACGCTGTTCGACATTAATGAGTTCAAAAATATCAATGACCTGAACGGCCATCGTCAGGGCGATGCCACGCTGATCGCGCTGGCCAGTCTGCTGACCACCTCGGCAAGCAGCGGGAGCCAGGTGTTTCGCGTGGGTGGGGATGAATTTGCCATCGTGGCCGATGATTCAGCGGCTGACCAGGCGCTGGCCGCCGCAGAGCGTTTTTGCGAGCAGGCGACATCCATCCGGACGGGGCCGCACACCTTCCTGAGCCTGTCGGCAGGCATTGCCACCTCAGCCTGCACGGGTCAGGCTGATGTTATGCGGGCGGCGGATCTGGCGCTGTTCGAGGCGAAGCAGGAAAAGGGCTCTCATCTGGCGCGCTTCTCGCCAGATATGGAGCAGCGCTTCCGCCAGCGGGAAAGGCTGGAGCAGGAGGTGGTTGCCGCCGTCAGCGGTCACGCCATCGTTCCCTTCCTGCAGCCGCTGGTTTCACTGCGGACCGGAAACATTACTGGCTTTGAGATCCTGGCGCGCTGGATCACCGCATCGGGCCAGACCGTTTCACCTGCAGAGTTTCTGCCGATAGTGGAGCGGCTGGGACTGATGGACAGCATGACCGTGGCGCTGCTGCAGGATGCGGTCAGTGCAACCCGGGCATGGCCTGCCGGGCTTTGCCTGTCGCTGAACATTACCCCGGAGCAGCTGCTGAGACCGTCGCTGACCAGTTGTCTGTCTCGTATTATGCAGCATGCCGGGCCGGTCATGCTGGAGCTTGAAATCACTGAAGATAAAGTTATGGCTATCTCTGATGATGCCCGCGAGGCGATTCGTCGGCTGAAAGAGTCGGGCATCGGGGTGGTGCTGGATGATTTCGGCACCGGCTACTCCAACCTGTCGGTGCTGCTGGGACTCGGGATCACCAAAATCAAAATTGATCAGTCATTTATCGCCGGGATCGTGACCGGAACGGAGCAGCGTAAAGTGGTGGAAACGCTGCTGGCGCTCTGTCAGGGGCTGAATGTGGTGATTACGGCGGAGGGCATTGAGGATGTCGCCACGCTGAGGTGGCTGAGAAAACGCGGCTGTGATTACGGTCAGGGCTATCTTTTCAGTCGTCCTGTACCCGCCGGGCAGGCAACCACACTGCTGGCATCCGCCAATGTCGAAGAGTTGATGCAGGAGGAGGCCGTCGCGGTCAGCTTAGTCAGGGCGCTGGGCTAG
- a CDS encoding aspartate aminotransferase family protein, with product MALHVSRHDFDQWMMPVYAPATFVPVRAEGSTVWDQNGKDYIDFAGGIAVNALGHAHPALQQALQEQAARLWHTGNGYTNEPILRLAKQLIDATFADRVFFCNSGAEANEAALKLARKVAHDRVGPHKSGIVAFKNAFHGRTLFTVSAGGQPAYSKDFAPLPPEIQHAPFNDLAAAAELINDHTCAVIVEPIQGEGGVLPADPAFLRGLRELCDKHQAVLIFDEVQSGVGRTGSLYAYMHYGVTPDVLTSAKALGGGFPIGAMLTREDLAMVMGVGTHGTTYGGNPLAGAVAGKVMELINQPELMAGVTQRHDWIVAALDEINQRLHLFKEVRGLGLLIGAVLSDDFAGKAKEINLAAAEMGVMVLIAGANVVRFAPALNISEQEVKLGMARFAEVCERLVRGSAS from the coding sequence ATGGCACTGCACGTTTCACGTCACGATTTCGATCAATGGATGATGCCGGTTTATGCACCTGCGACCTTTGTACCGGTGCGCGCAGAAGGCTCCACCGTCTGGGATCAAAACGGTAAAGACTATATCGACTTTGCCGGTGGCATTGCCGTCAATGCGTTGGGTCATGCGCATCCGGCGTTACAACAGGCGTTGCAGGAACAGGCCGCACGTTTATGGCACACCGGTAATGGCTACACCAACGAACCGATCCTGCGTCTGGCGAAGCAGTTGATCGACGCCACTTTCGCTGACCGGGTGTTCTTCTGTAACTCCGGGGCGGAAGCGAACGAAGCCGCCCTGAAACTGGCGCGTAAAGTGGCGCATGACCGTGTCGGCCCGCATAAAAGTGGCATCGTGGCGTTTAAGAATGCGTTTCACGGCCGCACTCTGTTTACCGTGTCAGCCGGTGGTCAGCCCGCCTACTCAAAAGATTTTGCACCGCTGCCGCCAGAGATCCAGCATGCGCCCTTCAACGACCTGGCTGCGGCGGCGGAACTGATTAATGACCATACCTGTGCGGTGATTGTTGAACCGATTCAGGGTGAGGGCGGCGTGCTGCCTGCCGATCCGGCGTTCCTGCGCGGACTGCGCGAACTCTGTGATAAGCATCAGGCCGTGCTGATTTTTGATGAAGTGCAGAGCGGCGTTGGCCGCACTGGCTCGCTCTATGCCTATATGCATTATGGCGTCACTCCAGATGTGCTCACCAGCGCCAAAGCGCTGGGCGGCGGCTTCCCGATTGGTGCCATGCTGACCCGTGAAGACCTGGCGATGGTGATGGGCGTCGGCACCCACGGCACCACCTATGGCGGCAATCCGCTGGCGGGTGCGGTGGCCGGTAAAGTGATGGAGCTGATCAACCAGCCTGAACTGATGGCGGGTGTCACGCAGCGTCACGACTGGATTGTTGCGGCACTGGATGAGATCAACCAGCGCCTGCATCTGTTTAAAGAAGTGCGCGGTCTGGGCCTGCTGATTGGCGCAGTACTGAGCGACGACTTTGCCGGTAAAGCCAAAGAGATCAACCTGGCCGCCGCTGAGATGGGCGTGATGGTGCTGATTGCCGGTGCTAACGTCGTGCGTTTTGCCCCGGCACTGAATATCAGTGAGCAGGAAGTGAAGCTCGGTATGGCACGCTTTGCCGAGGTGTGTGAACGCCTGGTACGAGGGTCCGCATCATGA
- a CDS encoding MarR family transcriptional regulator, with protein sequence MNDETAGISDTPPASAAPETIDQFLCFALYSASLAMTKLYQSRLKPLGLTYPQYLVLLVLWEKDHLTVSEIGARVRLDSGTLSQLLKRLEGAGIISRQRDTGNDERRVFISLTEQGHQLKVDAAGVPADMVSVMDTDCSELGDLTTMVATLREKLLKAVP encoded by the coding sequence ATGAATGATGAAACCGCGGGGATCTCTGATACGCCTCCCGCCAGTGCAGCGCCTGAAACCATCGATCAGTTTCTCTGCTTTGCGCTCTATTCCGCCTCGCTTGCCATGACTAAGCTCTATCAGTCACGGCTGAAACCGCTGGGACTGACCTATCCGCAGTATCTGGTACTGCTGGTGCTGTGGGAAAAGGATCACCTGACTGTCTCTGAGATTGGTGCCCGTGTCCGGCTCGATTCCGGCACGCTCAGCCAGCTTCTGAAGCGGCTGGAAGGCGCAGGCATTATCAGCCGCCAGCGTGACACCGGAAACGATGAGCGCCGGGTGTTCATCTCGCTGACGGAACAGGGCCACCAGCTTAAAGTTGACGCGGCTGGCGTCCCGGCGGATATGGTCTCGGTGATGGATACCGACTGTAGCGAGCTGGGCGACCTGACGACCATGGTCGCCACGCTGCGCGAAAAGCTGCTTAAGGCTGTGCCATGA